The Erinaceus europaeus chromosome 13, mEriEur2.1, whole genome shotgun sequence genome segment CAGTGGATACTGAAGTCATATATATACTTGCAGCTTGGAGAATTAGGTTTAAAAGCTGATTTACAGTCTAGAAGAGTGAATGTTAAAATTCCAGCCAAATAAGACACTTAGACTTGAAAGTAGCAGCCAAGCATcatatgaacttttttttatatctattgGGAAATATTAGAGGAGCTCCGCAAGTGTGGAAAAAAGGTTGGGTATGGATATTCTTCTTGCTTTTCTTTCAGACAGCTCAGAAACCTATACACTTTTATGAATCTTTTAGCACATGATGTTATTTAATGTAGTGTTTGCCACATAGTATATGTTACTGTATGTTAAATAAACAGTAACTAACGTGGGTCACTTTTTTCCTGCTGAGCAAATTATGTCTGTTTCTCTGCCCAATGTTCAAATATTAGAGGCAAGTCTGTTGAATTTTCACAATAGGATCAGACTTAAAATCTTGGAGGCAGTGAGTCAACTTTGCAAATAAGAAATTTGAGAATGAGAGGTTTAAACACAGCAGagtcaaattaaaatattttctttaagacTTCAAATAGATTAAGTGGATGTATGTTTCATAACAGACATTGTGAACATAAGATGCTTTAAGACATAAAAAAAGCAAGCCTAATATATTCACAGCTATGCATTACTTTAAAAAGCTACTTGCAAGATATAAAGAAAATCTGGGAACTGTTTCCTGTGCTTGTAGAGTTTTAGCGTATGGGAGAAACAGCAGAGGGTTCCCTTGGGATTTTCTTAGTGCCAGTCAGCCCACATTTGACTTCCACACAACATATCCATTGCATAAACCAAAATGCACATGTCCTGGAAAAATAGCTAAAAACAAAGGggggttcatttttttttattgtgatgaGAAGTGGAAGTTGTAGGTTACTGTAAAATCATCAGCTGTGTAATTttaccatcttcctctccctcaagTACTGCCAGACTTTGAAAGTAGATATTATTCTGTCTCCATTCCTGAGATTGCACTTAAAAACAGTGCTatggatgatttttaaaaaaatatataaactggCACATTGTCAATGAACTTTCATGTCACTTATTTTCAGCATAGAATCAGTCTAGCTTAGTTTTCAGGAGCAAACTAAAGAATATCTGATAAACATATGTGAAATACTTGTTAGGTTGAAAACTTTCTTTTGTGCAGGGATGACTTGCAGCACATTTGGGAGATTATTTAACAGTGCTGTAGGTCCGAGAGGTAGTGTGCTGGCTCTCCAGTGCTACTTGAAAGGAAAATCACCTGCCAGAGACTTGTCTGGTTGAAGAGAGCATTGTCAATCCTCAGTTCATCAGGAACTGCAGCCACATGTAGGTGGGTTTTTTCAATGTGATACATTCCTTATGTGACAACCACTTAATATTCTGCTAGTCAGGCCTCTCCCCTGCTGTATCCCACATACTTTTGAAATGATTTTTGTTCCACAACTCCACAATGAACAGAAGGTTTAAACGCCAGACTTCACAAGCACTATGCAGACCAGCTTTGCCACCTANNNNNNNNNNNNNNNNNNNNNNNNNNNNNNNNNNNNNNNNNNNNNNNNNNNNNNNNNNNNNNNNNNNNNNNNNNNNNNNNNNNNNNNNNNNNNNNNNNNNNNNNNNNNNNNNNNNNNNNNNNNNNNNNNNNNNNNNNNNNNNNNNNNNNNNNNNNNNNNNNNNNNNNNNNNNNNNNNNNNNNNNNNNNNNNNNNNNNNNNTAATGGTGATGGGAAGAAAGTTGGGTGAGAAATGGTTTACTGACTTTGGAAGTCTGTCTGAAGCCTTCCTAACAGGGTATTTAACCTCAGAAAGTCTAGGAAAAGTAAAAGTAAGGACAGCTACTGGGTAAGTTATAAAAcctcagtctttaaaaaaaggacaaatattatGTTTGAAAGGAACACCttacaatatttctttttctgttccagTGCTCTAAGAACAAAACAgaagaacaaaatggaaaatatgctACTCTGGCTGATATTTTTCACACTCGGGTGGATCCTCACTGATGGATCTAAAACAGAAGAGGATTTCATGTGGCATTTGAGAAAAATACCCCAGATTGTCAGTGAAAAGACTTTCCACCTCACCAGCCCAACATTTGAAGCTGATAGGAAGATAATGTTAAGCAGAGTGTGTGGCATTGAATGCCAGAAGgaactcccagctcccagccttTCTGAATTGGAAAATTCTGTTTCCTATGAGACTGTCTTTGAGAATGGCACTAGAACCTTGACCAGGgtgaaagtgaaaggtctggtcCTTGAGCCCACTCAGAATATCACCACAAAAGGAGCATCTAGTAGGAGGAAGAGGCAGGTGTATGGCACAGACAGCAGATTTAGCATCTTGGACAAGAGATTCCTAACCAACTTCCCTTTCAACACCGCTGTGAAGCTCTCTACAGGCTGTAGTGGCGTTCTCATCTCCCCCAGCCATGTCCTAACGGCTGCCCACTGTGTCCACGATGGAAAGGACTATATCAAGGGTAGTAAAAAGTTGAGGGTGGGGTTGTTAAAGATGAGAAACAAAGGTGGTGGCAAAAGACGGAAGGGTTCAAAGAGCAGGAGAGAAGCCATTGGTGGTGACCAAAGAAAGGGCAATAAAGAAAACCTGAAGAAGAGGGTCAAgacaggaagaagaaaggaatctAGTCAAGGCCAAAAGGTCACTGAAGGGAAACCTTCCTTCCAGTGGACCAGGGTTAAGAATATGCACATTCCCAAAGGCTGGGccagaggagggaagggggatgcTGCCTTGGACTATGACTATGCTCTTCTAGAGCTGAAACGTCCTCACAAAAAGAAATACATGGAACTAGGAATTAGTCCAACCATCAAGAAACTGCCTGGAGGCATGATCCACTTCTCTGGATTTGATCATGACAGGGCGGATCAGTTAGTGTACCGGTTTTGTAGTGTGTCAGAGGAATCCAGTGACTTCCTTTATCAATATTGTGATGCTGAGTCTGGCTCTACTGGCTCCGGGATCTATCTGCGTCTGAAAGAGCCAGGCAAAAAGAACTGGAAGCGCAAAATTATTGCAGTCTACTCCGGCCACCAGTGGGTAGATGTCCAAGGTGTTCAAAAGGATTACAACGTGGCAGTACGCATCACCCCCCTCAAGTATGCCCAGATTTGCCTCTGGATTCATGGAAATGATGCCGATTGTACTTATGGCTAATTAATCCTCAAGTGAGGCCATGGATTATATATTTTTCAGAGAACACCTGTTCTATTACAGTAGAATAACTTCATAGATTATACCTGGATTTGAGTCTTATCAATAGCACTTCaatattttaatgaattttatttctcaaaattagatttttcattcatttaaggAATGTCTAGGCACAGATATTAAAGTATGAATAGATAGGTACTTCAAAGCCAATTATACATTCTTTTGTTACATTACTCTGATTTGTGGAAAAAATTatcttctgaaaaataaaatactcttgTCAAACTGGTACTATAAATAATATGCAATTTCTTACAGAATTTATTCTCAGGTTCTGACTCTAAGACAAATCCAGTAAGGTACCAGCTGAACATTAAATGTGAAATAACATGTTTAAGTAGAAGATACAAAGACTGAGAATCAGAGGCGATTGCACCACAGTGTGTACTGGTGGACCATTTAGCTTTCTGTTGAATATAAGACATTTTAGTGCTTAAGATATTAGAAGTAATATCAAGCCTTATGAACAAAACGATTAGCTATCTTACTACTTAAGATATCGATTGAAGTGTATTATTCTAAAATGGGAGCAAAGTTTGGTACTATGAAA includes the following:
- the PRSS35 gene encoding inactive serine protease 35, coding for MENMLLWLIFFTLGWILTDGSKTEEDFMWHLRKIPQIVSEKTFHLTSPTFEADRKIMLSRVCGIECQKELPAPSLSELENSVSYETVFENGTRTLTRVKVKGLVLEPTQNITTKGASSRRKRQVYGTDSRFSILDKRFLTNFPFNTAVKLSTGCSGVLISPSHVLTAAHCVHDGKDYIKGSKKLRVGLLKMRNKGGGKRRKGSKSRREAIGGDQRKGNKENLKKRVKTGRRKESSQGQKVTEGKPSFQWTRVKNMHIPKGWARGGKGDAALDYDYALLELKRPHKKKYMELGISPTIKKLPGGMIHFSGFDHDRADQLVYRFCSVSEESSDFLYQYCDAESGSTGSGIYLRLKEPGKKNWKRKIIAVYSGHQWVDVQGVQKDYNVAVRITPLKYAQICLWIHGNDADCTYG